The Fragaria vesca subsp. vesca linkage group LG2, FraVesHawaii_1.0, whole genome shotgun sequence genome includes a window with the following:
- the LOC101302812 gene encoding uncharacterized protein LOC101302812 yields MQIKNKRGKTKTCFDEDIALMKKVLLKGNSCPENFDQVKRMLAGLGLDHQKIDACVNNYFLYYKDNKDEVECPHCYEPRYEASTSSKEKKPIPRKVLRYFPLGPRLQRLYMSSHTTKHMRWHQARQQGDERIDPDNLTHPADGEAWKHFDRSFPEFAGDCRNVRLRLATDGFNPTGNMNLSYSIWPVIVFPYNLLPNMYMRKEYNFLTLMVPEPCSLGKCLDVYMRPLIDELQELWENGLLTFDRHGQTSFIMKAAVIWTISDFPAYGMLFGQQTKGYKACPVCIDDVNSSWHADKICFLGSRRHLPEDHEWRWDADAFDGTEEHNLKPPGRSGEWILERLNQHWYGYLSTSKEVTDLNPPTPNEFKYWTHKSVFFELPYWSTLKIRHNLDVMHIENNVCDSILGTIMNLKHKNKDTPKARVDLKMMDIRPQLWLIESKKTK; encoded by the coding sequence ATGCAGATAAAAAACAAGCGGGGAAAGACTAAGACATGTTTTGATGAGGATATTGCACTTATGAAGAAAGTGCTTCTCAAAGGTAATAGTTGTCCGGAAAATTTCGACCAGGTAAAAAGGATGTTGGCTGGCCTCGGTCTTGATCACCAAAAGATAGACGCTTGCGTCAATAACTACTTCTTGTATTACAAAGACAACAAGGATGAAGTTGAGTGCCCACACTGCTACGAGCCAAGGTATGAAGCTTCCACTTCATCTAAGGAGAAAAAGCCCATTCCTAGGAAGGTTCTTCGTTACTTCCCGTTGGGTCCTCGTTTGCAACGTCTGTACATGTCTTCACATACAACCAAACATATGAGATGGCACCAGGCAAGGCAACAAGGAGATGAGAGGATAGATCCGGATAATCTCACACACCCCGCAGACGGGGAGGCTTGGAAGCACTTTGACCGTTCTTTTCCCGAATTTGCTGGAGACTGTCGAAATGTCAGACTCAGACTTGCAACAGACGGATTCAATCCTACTGGAAACATGAATTTGTCTTACAGCATTTGGCCTGTGATAGTATTTCCGTACAATCTACTTCCCAACATGTATATGAGGAAAGAGTACAATTTCCTTACGCTTATGGTTCCAGAGCCTTGTTCTCTAGGAAAGTGCTTGGATGTGTACATGAGACCATTAATTGACGAGTTGCAGGAGTTATGGGAAAATGGACTCCTTACTTTTGACAGGCATGGTCAAACTTCATTCATAATGAAAGCAGCTGTTATTTGGACCATCAGTGATTTTCCAGCTTACGGGATGTTGTTTGGCCAACAAACTAAAGGGTACAAGGCTTGCCCGGTATGCATAGATGACGTCAATTCTAGTTGGCACGCCGACAAAATTTGTTTCTTGGGATCTCGTAGACATCTTCCCGAGGATCACGAGTGGCGGTGGGATGCTGATGCATTTGATGGGACTGAGGAGCATAATCTGAAACCCCCAGGGAGGTCTGGTGAGTGGATTTTGGAGAGGCTTAACCAGCACTGGTACGGATATTTGAGCACGAGTAAAGAAGTAACCGACTTGAATCCTCCCACGCCTAATGAGTTTAAGTATTGGACGCACAAAAGTGTATTCTTTGAATTGCCTTACTGGTCGACCTTGAAAATTAGACACAACTTGGATGTCATGCACATAGAGAATAATGTTTGTGACAGCATTCTTGGAACAATTATGAATCTCAAACATAAGAACAAAGACACCCCCAAAGCCCGTGTTGATCTTAAGATGATGGATATACGCCCCCAACTATGGCTAATAGAGAGCAAAAAAACAAAATAA